Within the Setaria viridis chromosome 3, Setaria_viridis_v4.0, whole genome shotgun sequence genome, the region TGAAGTTAAATTTTTAGTGGCACTGAAGGGATGGACTCAATTTGGATGGCATATAAAGTATGGGCTAAATTTCAATGACAGAATTTTCTCCATGTATGGCTTGTGGTCCGTTGTTTCGGCGAGTGTGCACCAACAGGGATTTGGATTTTGGAGGTTCGGGGAGTCGGCGTCGCCGTGGCGTGGGGGTAGCGCGGCGAACCTTCGGTCCAATGAGCGCGGTGTGCGGCGGCGAACCTTCGGTCCAATGAGCGCGGTGTGCGGCGAGCAGGAGGAGCTGAGGCGGCCAAGTGAGTGACAAGGACGTGGAATTTGGAGGAGGCCGGACTGCAGGGCAGGAGGCAGCACCGCAGCAGTGGGGGAGCGTGGTGAAAACTCAAGGGGGGCCAATTCCATATAGATGACCACTAGTCCATGGCTACACAATTATGCTCTTCTATGCATAAAGCTGACACACCCAATTCAAGGTGCTACTGTATATATAGCAAAATAAATAGCTTATGGGAAGATTAGTATGTTTGTGGTCTACCAATCACCAAACTAGCAAAACGAAACGGGACAAGCTGGCAGAGAGCGAGGCAGCAGTATTAGCTCATGCGCATTGTGCCCTTGGAGAAAACAGCCTACGGTCACACTAGTAAATCAGCAAGTACTTTGTAATGCTATGAGAATATCAATAGCAAGTATCAGCAGAGTTACTCAAGTAGAAATCAAAATAACAAGGCTAATGCAGGGGCGAGCGAGTGGTGTGGAGACAGTATGCATGCAGCATGCAGCCGTCAAGAGGAAGAAACTTAGGAGAATATATCCCGATCCAATCAATAGTCTAGGCAATCAGCTGAAATTTTAAGAACACTCAACATCGTCAAACGTTCATACTATATGCATGAGAGCAGAAGTCGTCGTACCAATGTGCGTGTACCGCACGTCGGGGGCATTGTTGGAGACGGCTGCTATTGGTGATCTCTAATCGAGTTGTGTGTGGGATACTAGGCAACTCAAAGTCCGCCCTGTTCCGATCCACACGTTCTCTAGTCATTTCTTGCGGCTATAAGTCTCGATGCCTACACCTGCAGGATGATCAGATCACCAGTTCGATCATCTAGCATTCGCTCTCAGGTAGACATGGCTACCACCAGTGCTATACGTGTCCTTTATGTGATCCCTCTTCTGATTCTCGTCATCCTCCATGAACCAGGCCAGACTCAAGCCTTCCCGTACCGTTCCCTTCTCCAGACGTGCCAGCCCAGCGGCTCCATCCCCGGGCAATCCGGCAACTGCAACACGGAGAACGGCTCCGAGTGCTGCCAGGACGGGCGGAGCTACACGACGTACGACTGCTCCCCGGCCGTCACGGGGAGCACCTTGGCCACGCTCACTCTCAACAGCTTCGCAgagggcggggacggcggcggcgcgtccgcGTGCACGGGGCGGTTCTACGGCGACGACCAGATGGTGGTCGCGCTCTCCACCGGCTGGTACGGCGGCGGTAGCCGGTGCACGAAGAACATCGTGATCACTGCGGCCAGCACGGGCAAGTCGGCCACCGCCATGGTCGCCGACGAGTGCGACTCCACGACGGGGTGCGACGAGGAGCACAACTTCGAGCCACCGTGCCGGAACAACATCGTCGACGCGACGGGTCGCCGGCGGTCTGGGACGCGCTGGGGCTCAACCAGGACGACGGACAGGCCGAGGTCACGTGGTCCGACGCGTGAATATGATCAACGGGCGCACGCACGTCGTCGTATATGTAAGTACGAGCACTACGCGGTGTCGGATGGTTGGTAAATAAGAGCATGCGCAGCAACAAGTCATGCATGTCGCCACCGTACGTACTAGCTTGTACTAGTACAGTATACATGTACTTCACTGTTCATGGTAACTTGTGTGCCATGTTACATGAAGTCCATCAAACGTTTCACGATTTCATCCAAGGAATCAAATAAAATTTGGGGTTGGCGATGCAATTGCAATAGTTGTTTCTTGCACAACTCGTACGCCCACTTTTCGTGAGATGACCAATGATATATATAAACTATATGATGCATTGATGCTTGCTGGCGCGGTGCAGCTAGGCAGGCAAGCAAGATTGGCTCAGCAGCCTGCCTCACAGGTTCAGACCGGATCGATGGCAGAAGCTACTCAAGCATGAGGCAAGTCAGCAATTTCCCAACAACAACAATTGGCCTAAGCACAAACAACTAGAAACATAATCAAAGCGTCAAGTAGCTTTGATTGAGTGCAAGTGAGCACTCAAGTTCTTTATCAAGCATTAATCGAAGCATTTATTGCTCTTATGGTTAGGTGTCACTAGTCAAAGCACtgagagggtgtttggatacgaattcctaaactttaggagggtcacatcggatgttcggatgttaattacactagtagagaattggctttcgatgcgcccccttttgtcccagtttaaagttggcccgggacaaaagggggtacgccacggtaggcaaaaaatggaggacagaggccagtgagtggttcaagaaacaagccgaagaaaaaaaaacaagggagatggagccaccgccagtaaatcgaagagatttaaacttttttatcaggatggaagaaggagccaagaaaaggataccactcttatcaaactatgaacgggctttagtaaaggctgatgaaaaggataaaaggaaaggaaagtcatcttccagcggtgctgtccccgacctcagtcatttatcaaaaaaagacactcaacaggtaaaagcaatgcccttggatcaacaagcagaagtattgaagttcatgcaagaaacaggtctgggacttgatgaatgcctagggcaagttgagacgccaactgcactgCCCCCtaagccgagatggccttatgagctaggtaaacctctagtaaagccttcattggtacggaagctatcaacaaagatgtacgcattccatcaatggtacatgatggcatccgccgactcgagggagatgctcaGCCTGAAGGTAAaatcgatagattttcacggcgaaggcgagaaagtgctgtggctagacttcaaggatatatacgaagtgtaccatcatgatgccatggacgtctctctgatcagcgcttgggttctgtacatgtccgtttatctctacatgtaaattttggtgtgcgtcaccgtactaacttcgtcttccatttcatgtaggatgctaattcagacatgccactgagaggcgtacctacatataggcttcatggatccatctgtagttaaccaacaacagatacaattagcgccggaaaaaactttggtggaagtatacaatttcctagacaaacaaacatttaaggatttcatactacttccatacaacttcaagtaagtgtgtgtataccgtctactttcgatgtctttttccttatctctacatattagttagctctaatatgcatgaacattttacgcacgcagcttccactggatccttattgtaattgagcctgaaacaagccacgtcactgtcttcgattcgttgaggaaagatccggtagagtaccaagaaatgcaagacatgctaggcttgtaataattctggacctttatctctatgcaaaagtttgtttcctaaattttatccctgttacactatatcattcattattctaatccgcagcgcatggaaacaattcataaggacacacaaaggtccattcaaagaaaaacttacatggaacacagacttcccggtacgtatgaaatccgcacatttattacattgtataacacaaatatttcataacttagtttttccgcactgaagtgcttaagacaggaacccgggaataatctatgtggctactacatctgtgagcacatgcacagttttatgggacccaagggactaaagatgacatcgcacaactttaaagtacgtaaaataaaactattactagttaattattttctagctccttatatgtatttgttcatgtaacattcacaaatttccaaattatagatgttaaatattcaacaaggactcttgaaggaagaaagagtagcggcaatatgtgaaggtatcattggattcctaatggacgaggtggtagatccaaaaggagaattttattacgatggacgacaattagacactccgatcagcaacacctcgacgggaagattgtagatagatactttgatttatttgtatatataatacgcgctaattatgatcgatttgtactagttgaattgtgtatatgaattgtgtataagaattgtgtatatatatagtaattgtataattacaaatcccattcgtttaaatactagttgatttcattctaaaaaaatctcaactactaaaggttaacaaaagggccgcggtactcacatatgatgcatgcatgaaaaattcaggcgccatgcaggtgccatgcagggcgccatttagtcacGGTTGGAATTcagctgggactaaagggtaaccctttactcccggttgggaaatccaaccgggactaaaggggcgccctttactcccggttgcttttaccaaccgggactaaagggcctgtcccgcgcctggcgtggcaggccctttagtcccggttggtgacaccaaccgggactaaagggggacctttactcccggttaaaagacccgggactaaagaccccccctttgtcccggttggtttatcccggatggattttcgggagatatgcaccctaccaaccgggactaaagtcaaattctctactagtgaggcTGTTGAAATGGGCTTGGACCACGTATGATTGTAATGTTATCTTTGGTTATATGGGCTGTTAACATAGGCTTTTCAAAATAGAAAATACTTCGAAGACACTCATATACACATACATACACACTTACTCCTATGAATCTATCTCTATAAACGCAGTCAAGAGATTATATTGGACCAGCAACGAAGCGTGTATGGTACCTTCGCAAATTGACATCAGCCACATATATCTGTTCATGAAATGTTGCGCTTAATACTCCACTCGAAAGATAGAGATAGATACATCTTACAGATACAAccaaaaacacacacacacacacatcttGACGATACTTCAAGCCTGCAGCGATTAGTTGGATTTAACATAGAAGGAAGACCAATTTGTGGACGACCAGCATAATAAGCAAGAACGCATCAAATTAATTAGACAGCAGAATCCCCACAATCTGTAGCTCCAACACCAGCTCCGGTAGGATCAGTCACCGTGTAATCGCCGAAGAGGGCATGCTCCGCTGCCTTCCCAGCCAATCTAATCGTTGCCCTAGCAAACTCGTTGCGAATAACTGTTGATAACCCGTTCCCTTGTGAAGGCGCAGCAGGAGGGGCAAGTGATAGCCCGTTCCCTAATGGAGAATCAGCAGGAAGAACAGGAGGGGCGACGGGAATGTCCACACCTACCTGAGGTACCTGCAGCGTGCCATTCAGCACCTGCGGTTGCACATACGCTTGTGCTGGCGGGAACTGCGGTTGGCCCATTGGAaccccggcggccggcgtctGCGGCTGCTCGGCTGGTTTATTAGGTGCGTTGGTCGCTGCAGGAGGTGCCGTGTCCGCCGGGCACCCTTGAGGAGAGAACTGCTGGATCGGTGCGGGGGATCCATTGCcttgaggaggagcaggaggaggcgaaTGTGGGTTGTTCATCTGTGGAGGAGGAGTGGGAGGGAGCTGATCTTGCCTGTGGTTGTCAGGTTGAGCAGACTCGGCCGGAGGGTACTGCGTGTAGTGTGGCTGTGGATGGACCATCACTGGGATCCCGTGGACCGGCTGCTGGACTGCCGTCTTGTTGGGTACGTCTGGGCCCGGCGCCGCGTCTGCCGGCTGACTGCGCAGCATGACAAAGGAGGTGATGCCGAGCGCCGTGGCGGCGAGGGCAAGCACGCCCGCGCCGGCGTAGATGCCGCCCTTGACGTAGTAACCGCTGGCGTTCACCGCCGCGCCGTCCACGAACAGCACGAACGCGATCACCGCCGCTATCCTGCATGCAACCACGAAAAGGTTTGGTCATCAACTACTTCGTATATAGACTATAGTTCGTGGCGAGATCAGGCGGCGGATCACGGATGGTCACTCACCACGAGCCGACGGCGCAGACGATGCCGACGACCCGCTTGGTCTCGGAAGGAATGGCGCGGGACTTGCAGCAACCGCAGCCGCTGACCGCCGAGACGGTGACCTGGGCTGCCAGCAGGAAGATGCCGGCGCAGATCCCTAGCCCGGGCGAAGGGTTCTGCATGCGGGTAGATGCACTCGTAACTCGTAATACCCGTATATACCCACACTGACACCACACTCAAGATACTCGTTTCATCCCAATttatagatcattttgatttttataaATTCATATAGATATTATCATACACTGTTCAACAAGACAATGTCACCATCAGGGGTGAAGCCACGTTATGCTGCCATGGTGCACAGGCACCAGGGTGCATCAAAATTTTGCTATTAAGTTGACTAATTTTCACCATAGAACACAAGGATATTTCTCATGTTGCTTGAGTTCCACCATCATTTTGATGCTGGCTTCGTTCGCCTCTGGCACCATGCCcataaaaggaagaaaaggcTCTGCCGAGAATCATGCAATGCATATGTACAAAACTAGCTAGGTGGATCAGTAGTTCTTACAGTAGAATTTGCCCCCTCTGCCGAGAATCCCAAGATGGCGGCCAACAACCCTAGAGACCCGACCACCGAGGAGACGATGATCGCCGTCTtgtccatttttatttttatttccatCCTTGTCCCCCTCTCTTCTTGCGACAGAGACAAAAGTGATGCTGGGAGGCGTGGCTATTCCGTCTCTAGTAAGATCAATCTATGTGTGTTTATATAGATTGTGCAGATTTCCAGCCTTAGAGAGCTCAGCTCAGCAGCATTTGCTAACGTAGGTCCATCGACCCAATAATGTTAGGTCGCTACAAATGGAAATAAGACTAAGTATAAAACAGCCATTATGTTCTGGCCATGTTCTTGGTAGTTCTTTCAATAATTGGTTCTTTGTGGGGAGTTGACATGATAAAAATAATCATGCGTCTTTCTTCTACCAGCAAAATCAATTTCTATGTCCTGCCGGCGCGTCAACGGCAACCATGAACCTCTCTAGCTAGTGTACTTGTACTTGCATCTAGCTGTAATCTCTTGTTCTTCTCTGAGATGACAGTTGATAAGATTTTACGGAGACCAGCCGCTCAATTAGTCTCGAGCACATTTCTGTTCTCAACCTATAAAGTTGTCAGCTATAAAATTAATAGATCTCACCGAGAGTTAGAACTTTGGTATCAAATTTTTTTTCATCGTACTAAGTGTGAATAATTTATAGTGTTGACGATCAAAATTGGCTAAGCCGGTTTTCCAAATAGGCTAAGCTGATTTCCCCTAATTAATCAGCTAAGCTGGTTTTCCAAATATGCTTAGCTGGTTTTCGCATAAACCAAATAGGAATTGGAGATTTGTAGGAATTTGATTTGTAAACGATCTTCAAGCAGATCCTTCccatcctataaatataaatataaagcaGATCCTTCccatcctataaatataaatataaagacCGCGGTCAATTGAGGGCACATCCAATCGACACAAAAACCAAACTATCATTTATGTTTTAtctttttactttttttccTCTTTGTCCTACTTTTCCAATCCCATGTGCTTCTCTTCTCTCATCTCATAGCATGAGGAGGCACCCTAACTGACCTGTGGAGTCTAAGGCAACCGCGCTTACCCCGACGAGGTCTCTCTCGGGTGAGCATTCCTTGGAGTTTTGTTGGGGCGCCCCAAACCAACCTGGCTGGTTATCGTAGGGCACTGCAAGGAGCCCCTCTAGGTGCATGCAACGTGCTCGTGTGATGTCATGTGACACATTTTCACGTCAACATGTAGTTTTCTTAATATATCTACAGATTCGTAAATAAGCAACTTGTTTTCATGGAATCATCATAGAACCCTGCTAATAATTAGCCAGTGTTGCTATTAGCTAGCTAAGTATTAGGACCAATGGATCCACACAATACCTTATTTAGAATTGTCTGAGATGCTAGTTTTGAACCGTCGAGGAATGAACATGTAACAGTGGGAGATAATACCGCTATCTCCCACAGGTCCTAAATCTTCCACCCATATTAGGGAGAATGTACAAATATATCATCATCCCACTATGCTATCAATTTTTGTCTTCAAGAGTTACAAACTGTGTTTTAGTAGTGCCGGTGGTCACTTTCAGAATAAGAAGCTGAATGTATATGGTGATTCCATTGGCAGTGGTACAAATTTTCAGCCAGACTCATTTAACAAGAAACCAGACGCCGCATGCAGTTGGCTAGAGATTGGGGCCCAGTTAATATGCAGGCACCAACTTGTTGGCCACTAAAGACAAAGCCGATGGATCATTGGCCGTTGAATACGGGAGTTTCTGCTTATAGTATTATTATCCTAGCTAAGTTGACATTTGACATTGATGACAGATGGCAATGACcaaatcaaactgaaaactctgCTCAGCTGGCAACGTTCGTACCACGACTAGAGATGCAAGCGGGCACGGAGCTAGAGCAGGCTGTGGTCCGTATAAATATCTGGATATTAGGACGAACATAGTGCATAATAAGTTGATCAAAGCATCTATTTTTAAAAGTTTGCCCTTTGTCATATAGATTCCATATTCATTAGTCCTAAATAGTTTGCTAAATCTCTTTTCTATGGTTGTGTGCATCTTAATGCAGAAGCCGATGGGATTGTAGTTTAAGAAGTTTGTACCAAGATCAACTCGATGTAAAACCTTGAATTTCATAAAATTTCCcttataaaaaaatagtttgCAAACATCTTATGAATTTAAGTAGAGATGGGGAATTGACATGATATACCCTCTACAAAATTTCATTTCCAAACTAAACTTAATTAAAAGGatataaaatattattttgaaaataaaatcatTTTCAATGGCGGTTCATATCTATCTTATCTTATCTTATACTATAAATCTTATATATTACTATAAGATCCAAAACAATTGAAAACATTTCTCATATACCTCCGTGTATCCCTCCTCACGTACGTTGGACCCACTTGACACGTCAAAGATAGTGGAAAATTGTTGGAAAGGTGTGAAAACCGCAAGAAGGAAAATGACTGCCAAAATCCAGAGTTTTTTCTCACCGCGTATACCCCTCTACCGGCTGCATGTACCCACGCCATCAGCGGCAGGTTTTAGGTTTGCCGATTTGGAGGATAGCAAAATTGGATAGATGCAGTCATCCGTCTGATCTGAGTTGCGAGGCGCGTCCAGCTTGTGAGCTGCGTCCGATCCTTGTAGCAACGTCCGGCAAGGTCAGCTGCGTCGCTTGCGATTAGCGTTGGTACGCGCCGCAAGGGTCTTGGCACCGCCACTCGTGTCCACTGCTCCGCTCCTCCCTCAAAGCAACGCCTGCCACGGCGATTCCGTCCCTCGGGGACAACGTCCAATGCAAGAGCAAGTCGGCTGCAGCAcaggctgcggcggcgacgggccaGAGGTCGTCCTCACATCGCCGATCCGCTGAATGCGGCGGACCTGTAAGCCCACAACCCTGAAGCGCAGGGAGCCCAGACGCCCTCCCTTATCAATTATCATCATGTTTGAATCTTTATATATCAACCAATTGTCCGTCAACAAGAAGCTCCTCTGATAGTGTGCACCACCAGTTGCTGCCAGCAAAGGCCGACGGTGCACGCGTGACACGCTCCACCCTCTCCTTCACCAAGGCAAACAATGGCAGCTCCTTTTGAAAATTTTATTTGTACTTCCCCTTTTCTCCGAATTGGATTGATCTGTGTTTCATGTGTAGGTGCTTTCTGCCGCTCCAGCAGATCCAGCACAGACTTGATTTGAGCTGGGTCAAAATGTTTTGGCTTTATAAAAAAATTTTGTAAAAAATATCATCTAAACATAGTCAAGTGTgatcttgttttgaagatcttaCGATAAGAAGCAGTATGGTGCAATCGGAATTTAATTTGAACAATTCATTTAAGACTTATTATCACTTTTTTCATCAAACCTTCTCACATGCATGTGACCTCACGGAGCTTTAATTTATTCACCTGCATTGCTCCTTCGCTTATTCAAATGCCCATTAAACACTTACATTTAGACCTGCTTCCGCGTATGGGCCATGGTGCTTTTTCGGCTTCCATTCTTCAGGCGACAAGTGGCAGATTTGTCGCCTTTGGTGATGTGTAGTCGCATGCATTCCGACTTTCCTCCCTTTCGATGCGATTATTTCTCCTGCATGGGCGTTGTCGCCACCTCTTCTTGTTCCATCCACCCTCTCACCCGCGGCGCAGCCCTGAGTTGCTCCCTCTCCGATCGAAATCACGTCTTCCACTGCTCCCGCCCCGGGATCCAATCCTCGCTCCCGCTGGCCGTGTTCTATCCGGTAATTTCGATTCTCTTTGCACGCAACATTCATTCAGCAAATGGAGAGCTGCTTCCTGCACGGCCGCTTCGGTAATATGTACGATACAATTAGGCTTCCCCTGCACGTTCTGTGATTGAGCTTGGGGTGTTGAATGGTTGGCATCTAGAATTTCCTCTGTTTCGTTTGGTGGTGCTGATTCCCTTGGTATTGGGTGGTGGCAAGTGGCATGGGGCTGCAGATATGTTGGAATCTTTCAAATTTCATTAATGTTATTTTGGGTTTTTTATTTGCATTAGCTCATAGATTAAATGCTGAAGGGTGGTGATAGTACTTAGTTTTAGCATATTATGAAAATAAATGAGTACATTTTTGTTAAGACGCCTAAAATTTTGTAATGGAGGGGGAATAGGTGGAAATTTTTGTTAAATATGATGTACATTCTTTGTGTcttgctttggttttgtttgtcCAATTAGTTGTCAGCTCAATTGTTTTGTGTCCATGAGCATACATGATCAGATAACTCATGATATtgttttgaaataaaaatattttaatgtCACATTGTTCCAAACAAATTATCTTACTAGCATAGT harbors:
- the LOC117850294 gene encoding uncharacterized protein, with protein sequence MEIKIKMDKTAIIVSSVVGSLGLLAAILGFSAEGANSTNPSPGLGICAGIFLLAAQVTVSAVSGCGCCKSRAIPSETKRVVGIVCAVGSWIAAVIAFVLFVDGAAVNASGYYVKGGIYAGAGVLALAATALGITSFVMLRSQPADAAPGPDVPNKTAVQQPVHGIPVMVHPQPHYTQYPPAESAQPDNHRQDQLPPTPPPQMNNPHSPPPAPPQGNGSPAPIQQFSPQGCPADTAPPAATNAPNKPAEQPQTPAAGVPMGQPQFPPAQAYVQPQVLNGTLQVPQVGVDIPVAPPVLPADSPLGNGLSLAPPAAPSQGNGLSTVIRNEFARATIRLAGKAAEHALFGDYTVTDPTGAGVGATDCGDSAV